DNA from Streptococcus parasuis:
GAGAATCAGTCCCAAGACTGATGAGATAGTTGATAGGATGAGCTATACTATAGTCAATCCTAAATATTTTTCATAATCTCCTGAAAAGTTTGGTCAGTTGGCTAGGCTTTTTTTGCATGCAAAAACACTCTTGGAATTGCCAAGAGTGTTTTACTTAACTGTGTTAAACAGTTTGTTATTTTTCCTTCATCATCGGGAGTGAAAAGGTCTAGTAGGCCTTTTCAGCCAATCTTCTATTTCATGGTCGGAAATAGGAGCACATCTCGAATAGTAGTAGTATCTGTCAAGAGCATGCAGAGTCGGTCGATACCGATTCCGAGTCCACCTGTTGGCGGCATACCGTACTCTAGGGCTTCGATGTAGTCGTAGTCAACGCCTGTCGCTTCGTCATCACCGAGTTCCTTAGCCTTAGCTTGGGCTTCAAAGCGTTCCAATTGGTCAATTGGGTCGTTCAATTCGGTAAAGGCGTTTCCGTATTCTTTGGTCATGATGAAGAGCTCGAAGCGATCCGTAAAGCGTGGATCTTCATCGTTTTTCTTAGCCAATGGGGAAACAGCTACTGGATGGCCGTAGACAAAGGTTGGTTGGATTAATGTTTCTTCTACGAATTCTTCAAAGAAGCTGTTGATAATTTGTCCAACTTCAGTGTGGTGTTTTTCTACAGGAACCTTGTGTTCATTTGCCAGGGCGATAGCTTCTTCTAAGCTAATTTCCTGCCAGAAGTCCACACCAGTTTGTTCCTTAATTGCATCGACCATGTGGATACGCTTGAATGGCTCGTGGATAGCAATTTCAGTTCCTTGATAGGTTACAGGACCGTCGCCGACAACTGCCTTTGCAGTATGTTGGATAATGCCCTCGGTCAAATCCATAATGTCTTGGTAGTCAGCGTAGGCTTGGTAAACTTCGATAGAAGTGAATTCAGGGTTGTGGGTAGCATCCATTCCCTCATTACGGAAGATACGGCCAATTTCATAAACACGTTCCATACCACCGACAATCAAGCGCTTGAGGTGAAGTTCCGTTGCGATACGAAGTACCATATCAATGTTTTGGGCATTGTGGTGGGTGATGAATGGACGAGCCGCGGCACCACCAGCTTCATTATGAAGGACAGGTGTTTCAACTTCCAAGAAACCAAGTCCATCAAGGTAACGACGGATTTCTGAAATGATTTTTGAACGTGTTACAAAGCGTTCAAAACTTTCGCGATTGGTAATTAAGTCTAAATACCGTTTTCGATAGCGAGTTTCAACGTCAGTCAAACCATGGAATTTTTCTGGCAACGGGCGGAGCGCTTTAGACAAGTGAGTTAATTTACGAGCATGAATGGTCAATTCACCAACATTGGTCTTCATGACATCACCTTCGACACCAACAAAGTCCCCAAGGTCTGCTTTTTTGAAGATTTCATAGTTTTCTTCGCCAACGTCATCCTTACGAACGTAAATTTGAATTTGTCCTTCGCGGTCTTGGATATGAGCAAAACCTGCTTTACCCTTACCGCGTTTGGTCATAATACGACCTGCAATGGTTGCAGTTTGAGCCAATTCTTCCAACTCTTCTTTTTCTTTATCTTCATATTGTGCTTTCAATTCAGCAGAGTTAGTTGAACGGTCAAAACGTTTACCGAATGGGTCAATACCCTGTTCAGCCAATGCCGTCATTTTTTCACGACGGACAATCTGTTGGTCATTTAGTTCTTCAAAATGTTCAGTTGACATAAAAAATTCATTCCTCCAAAGTCTGTTCCTTCTATTTTATCATAGAAGAGGTAAAAAATCAGCATAAATTATGAGTAGAATGGGAAAAACAGCAGAAAAATCTACTGTTTTTCTTGATAACTAGTGTCATTCCAAGTCAGTTCGGTAAAGTTTTCAAAATCATCTGTCTCTAAAATGGTTACAGATGCATTGTCTAAACCACCTCGATGGCGTAAGAGCGCTGGTGGATAGCCTAACAGGGTTCGGATTGAAGCTGTTAGAATAGCTCCGTGGCTTACGACAAGTATCGTTTGATCTGTCTCGTGAATAGATTCTTTCAAAGTAGTGATGAAGCGTGAAGTAGCTTGTGAAACAGTCTCCCCTTCGAACATATCTGCTCGGAAGATGGCCACATTCTGTTTAAATGCATGGTACTGCTTGGGATAGATATCGCGGAAAAGTCCAATTTTTGTTCCTTCCAATTGACCGAAATTCCATTCTCGAAAACCTGCTTTTGTTTCTACTGATTTACAGTAATGGTTCAGGTCAGCAATTCGCTCGGCTGTGATATGGGCTCTTTGTAAATCGCTAGAGTAAATCTTGTCAAAAGGAACGGTAGCTAAATATTTCCCAAGTGATTCTAAATCAAGGAAAGATTCCTCCAAGAGTTTGGAATCTCCAGAGTAGCCTTGAAAGCGTCCCTCTAGATTCCACTCGGTTTTACCGTGACGGACAAAATAGATTTTCACTCGTTCTTCCCTTCAATAATATCTGCAAAATTAGCTTTCACGAAATCAGCTAATACCTGACTGTCAATTCGAATCGACCGACCAATTTCACCAGCTGAAACAATCATCTTGCCTTTTTCAAGTGCGGATTGATCGATATAGATTGGAAAATTGTGTTTTTGACGAATGCCCACGGGGTTGTTGGCGCCATGTATGTAGCCTGTTGTTTTTTCCAAATCTTTTTGAGGGATCATACTGACTTTTTTATTGCCAGAAATTTTAGCCAGTTTCTTTTCAGATAGGTGCTCAGTGATTGGGACAATTCCAATAACCGGTCCTGTTTTATCTCCAGTCAGTGCCAGGGTTTTATAAATATCGTTTTCTTCAATACCTTGTGGAAGTTGACCTTCAAGAGCATTTAAAACAAGGCTATCATGATCGATCTTAGCCTTGTCTAAAATTTGGTCAACCAAGGTTTTCTTTATTTTGACCTTTTTTGCCATTATTTATATTTTTCCTCTAATTTGCTCATCCAAAGTCCCAACCATACTCCTAGGACAAATAAAACAAGTGCAGCAATCCATGTAATAAAGTTTGCTCCAGCATAGGAGATGGATTCTTTGTTGCTAGCCTGTGGAATCAAAATTAGGAGAGTAGAAGATGAGACGATACCAATTATAAAGTGATAAACTCGTGAGTGGTAGACTTTAAGGGCATGATCCATTGCTTTTGAGAAGGCAACCATTGCAAGGACTCCACCAATTGCGATAGGTAGGAAAGTTCCAAATAGATCAAGTGATTTGAAACCGTTGAGCATTGGTGTATAAATTCCTAAAATCAATAGCAAGTTTGAAGGACTGAGTCCGGGAACAAGTACACCTAAAGCTATCAAGGCGCCTGCCAATACAAAACTTGCGAAGGTTGCTGGAAGTGTTCCGACAAGATCACTCAAGTTGTAGAGTAAGAATCCAGAAATGATGAAGGTACCAATCAACCAAGCCAAATCAATATGATCCCGTTTGCTTTTCTGAGTGGATTCTTTTAGTAAGCTAGGAATCGTACCAACAATTGCACCCGCAAATGCCCATAAAACAGGAACTTGGAAATGTTGTAAGAGGTATTCAACAGGGAAAGAGAAGAGGGCAATTCCCAAGATTCCACCGATCCCTACAGGAACAAAGTAGAGAAAGTTTTCTTTGAAATCTTTTCGAATATTTGCTAAAAAGCCTATTAATCGTTCGTAAATCCCGAGGATCGCAGCTAGTACGCCCCCAGAAACACCTGGTAAAATAAAGCCAAGGGCAATGATCATACCTTTAATTATTCTTGAAATCCAAGAAGTCATTGTGTCCTCCAAATTGTCTAATAATGTTCCCATTATAGCATAAAATTAGTGAAAATCATTTAAAATAATGCCTGATAGAGGAATCTAACAGGCATTATTTATTAATTACGAAAGAAATTTGGTCTTGCTTTATAAAGTAGAATCAGTAAAATGCAAGCAATTGCTGTTGAAGGAAGTATATAGCTGATATTGTAGGTAAAGGAATAAATCCAAACGGGTGTGTCAGCAGGAGCGTAGTCAGCATAGAAGATAATTCCTGCTAAAAAATTGGCAAAAAATCTTAAGCTAGCTCCTAAAAAACTAGCTGACATTATCGTAATTGATGCCTTGGTTAATGTCGTGTTCCTGTGTAGAGTTGGTGCAAATAATCCTGCAAAACCAATTCCTGCGTAAGATAGTACATAATCAAGAAAAACTTGAAAAACATTTAAAAAGTAACCGCCATAAAATAGTTGTATTGTTCCGACTATTAATCCAGATAAGATGCCTACTAACCAACCGTGGCGGAGAGAAAGAAGTAGAATCGGAAGCATGACTAAGGATACTGATCCACCTTGTGGCATAGTAAAAAGTGGGAGTTTATCAAAGACAAGAGCAATGGCAGAAAAGATAGCTATCTCAGTGAGAACATGTAATTTGGATTGTGACATAAAAAGACTCCTTTGTAGATAGTAGACAAAGGAGTGTTTATAGCAGAGTACAGTATCGTTCTATAAGCACACAATTCCTACGCTAGTGTTAACTAGATCAGGTTCGAGGATTTCGCATATTGCGATCTCAGCCGAAGCACTCCTTTGTGTATATGTAATTAGTGAAATTGTACCATTTTATTCTGGTGTTGTAAATAGTTTTCGATAAACTTCATTTGGATCTTTCAAAGTAGTAATAATATTTAAATCGAGATAATTCTCGAATCCATTCACATAGCCTCGAGAGGTATATTGATGGAGGTCATAGTCCAAATCAGTATTTGGTGCAGCATTATAGTAGCCAGAATCATCGCCATAAGTGGGAATCCATACAGCATCAAATTTATCAACATTGATACTATGATCTTCCATAAAATAGGTGCCGACATAAATACCAATGTTTTTAGCACCGAGAGATTCTAATTCTTGTCTGAAAGCCTCGACACCACCATTCATATCATCCATGGTATGTTCTTCAACATCCAACCAATAAAAGGTGGGTTTGTATTTATTGGCTGCTTCGTAAAAACTACGAGCTTCCGCTTTCATGCTATCAATACTATTCCCAGTAACGTAGGCGTAAACAGCAACAGGGATATTTCTAGCCTGAAATTCTTTAATGTGGGTATCAAATGCTTTATCTAAACCATTTTCATCAGTAGCGGTGTTTTCATTCTTCGTATGGGAGCCACTTTGAATCCGAACGATTGCTCCCGAAATATTTTGACTAAGTGTATCATAATCAATCTCAGATGGACGCTGCCATGCTGAGACGTCGATAATAGGTTTCATCTCAAGAGCATTGGTAATATAGTAACTTGAACTAGGATTTGTCTCAATTGATGTTGGATTAGTATTTGACTGTGTAATCGTAGTTTCTTTACCGGCGGTCGCTCTGTTACCATACACACCAGAAATATAAATGATGGTAAAAAAGGATAGGAAAAAAACAATGACAACAATTGGATTTAATTTCTTTCTCATCACATCAATTTTACCGTAAATCATTGGAAAAATCAAAAAAATTAGTTTGAAGATTGATTGTATTTAAAGGATTTTCTTGACTTATAGACAGGAAAACGATAGGCTAATATTTAGAACAAAATGAGATAGGTGGAAGAGGTGTACTCAACAAAAAAACTAACCCGATTGGTCGTTTTATCAGCGGTAGCAATTGTTTTGAGAATAGTATTTGGAGCATTTCCCAACATAAAACCCATAACAGCTATTTTTTTAGTGAGTCTTTCCCATTTTACCTTATTTGAAGGATGGATTTTGATGGGGCTGACAATGATTGGTAGTGGTTTATTGTTTGGTTTCGGTGTCGTTGTTCTATGGCAGGTTCTCAGTTTTGGTCTCGTTCAGTTGATTTGGTGGATTTTGATTCGCCCTCAAATCTTAAAAGAGAGAATTCCGGTATGGCTGCAGAGCCTATTAGCTGGTTGCTTTGTTTTTGTTTATGGCATGTCCATTAGTTTGCTCACTGCAATTCAATTCGGAATTCATCCGATAATCTATTGGTTAAATGGAATAGTTTTTGATTGTCTACACATGATCTCTACCGTATTATTTTATCCCATCATCTATCATATTTTTAGGAGATTTTACAAATGAAAAAAATTAGTATCTTACTCTCTCTTTTCTTGACCTTTTTGTTGGGGGCTTGTGCAAATACATCGTCCCAGACATCCGGGTCTACAATTGATATCACATTACAAATTTCAAATAAGGATCAAGTGGATCGTCAAGAGGTTACGGCAAATCAAGGTGATAGTGTGATGGATGTTTTTAAAGCTCACCATGACATTGAAGAAGATAATGGGTTAATAACCAAAATTGATGGTATCAGTCAAGATACTAGTACCAATACCTATTGGATGTATAAGGTTAATGGAAAATTGGCTGAAAAAGGCGCAAATGACCTAAAGGTGTCTGACGGAGATGAGATTGAGTTCTATCTTGAATCGTTTGAATAATTCATAATGGCTTCGGCCATTTTATTATTTAGTGGTCTGGTTCCGAATGTTTACTGTATATCTTAAAATGTGATAAGTATTTTTATACAAAGTATGCTATAATAATAAGCATACTCCAGAAAAGGTTGGATTATATAATGAAGATTGATAAGCGGCACCTGCTGAATTATTCCATACTCATACCCTACTTTATTTTATCAATAATAGGGTTGGTTATGGTCTACTCAACAACAAGTGCTACACAGATTATTAATGGAGGAAATCCATTTAGAATTGTAATTAACCAAGCGGCTTTTTGGGTTGTTAGCTTGATTGCGATTTATACTATTTATCGTATGAAACTTAGTTTTTTACGAAAAAAAGCGGTTATTTACTCAGTTATTATATTAGAAGTGTTTCTATTAGCTATTTCACGCCTGTTCACTCCGGTAAATGGGGCACACGGTTGGATTCCATTGCCATTTATAGGAACCTTACAGCCTGCGGAATATTTGAAATTAATCATTATTTGGTATCTGGCTCATGAGTTTGCAAAGAAACAGGCAGATATACGAACATATGATTATCAGTCTCTCATTAAGGGAAGTTGGATTCCGAGAGAGTTTACAGATTGGCGAGTGATTAGTCTTCTACTTCTTGGCTTGGTTGCCACGTTACCGGATTTGGGAAATGCAACAATTATCACCCTGATTATTGTTGTTATGATTAGTGTAAGTGGCATCGCTTATCGATGGTTCTCAACCGCTTTGATAGGAATTGTTGCTGCTTCCGGAGTTGTACTTGGAACCATTCGTATTCTTGGAGTAGAAACTGTTGAAAAAATCCCACTATTTGGTTATATTGCTCGTCGTTTTGTAGCTTATTTTGACCCATTTGGGAATGCGACCAATTCAGGCTTACAACTAACACATTCCTATTATGCAATGAGTAATGGTGGTTGGCTTGGTCTTGGCTTGGGAAATTCGATTGAAAAAAAAGGCTACTTACCGGAGGCCCATACCGACTTTGCCTTTTCTATTGTCATAGAAGAACTTGGTTTTGTAGGAGCAAGTCTCATTTTGGCTATACTATTCTTTTTGATTGTCCGCATCATTGTTGTTGGTGTTCGTGCTCGCAGTCCATTCAATTCGATGATGGCGCTTGGTATGGCAGGAATGCTTTTAATTCAGACATTTATCAACATAGGAGGAATTTCTGGATTGATTCCCGCTACGGGTGTAACTTTCCCATTCTTGTCGCAGGGTGGTTCTAGTCTCTTGATTATTTCCATCGGAATTGGGTTTGTTTTAAATATTGATGCGACAGAAAAACGTCGTTTGATTGAAGAAGAAGTTGAAAGAACCTTAGTCTAATTTATGAAAAATATGAGGTGAAAAGATGTCTATCCAAAAGCTAGAAAATTATAACAATAAAGAAGCTATCCGTGAAGAAGTGACGATTTTGACGACTATCTTACAAGATGTGGCTCGTGAAATGATGTCTGAGGATACATTTGCAGCTATTTGCCAGCTAGAAGAATTATCTGTCAAAGATGATTACTCTAAGTTGATTCAAATTATTGGACAATTGACAAATGATGAGTTGACAGATATTTCAAGGTATTTTGCTGTTCTACCTTTATTAATCAATATTTCAGAAGATGTCGATTTAGCTTTTGAAATCAATCACCAAAACAATCTTGGACAAGATTATCTAGGGAAAATTTCAACTACCATTGATATGGTATCTCAACATGAAGATGCTGCGGAGATTTTAGAAAAACTAAATGTTGTTCCTGTATTAACTGCCCATCCGACACAAGTTCAACGTCAGTCTATGTTGGATTTAACTAAACACATTCATGAACTCTTGCGTCGCTACCGCGATGTTAAGATGGGATTATTGAATCGTACAAAATGGGAAGATGAATTGCGTTGCTATGTTGAAATTATCATGCAGACAGAAATGACGCGTGAGAAAAAACTAAAGGTAACCAATGAAATTACCAATGTAATGGAATATTACAATTCCTCATTCATCAAAGCAGTTACAAAACTACAACGAGAATATAAGCGTCTGGCTGCTGAAAAAGGAATTCAGTTGATAAATCCTCGCCCTATTACAATGGGAATGTGGATTGGTGGTGACCGTGATGGAAATCCATTTGTTACGGCTGAAACCTTGAGACTATCAGCCTTAACACAGTGCGAAGTGATCATGAATTACTATGACCAGCAATTGGAAAAGTTGTATCGTAATTTTTCACTTTCTACAACCATCACTAAGGTTAGTCCTGCTGTGCAATATCTTGCGGATTTGTCTGAGGATGCTTCTGTCTATCGGGAAAATGAACCTTATCGTCGGGCCTTCCACTACATTCAGATGAAACTGGCAAATACAAAAGATTACTTGGTTTACAATAAGGCTTCAGATGTGCGCTACGCAAATGTTGGTGAGTTTAAAGCAGATGTTCTAGCGATTAAACAATCATTAATTGATAACAAGTCTGCTGCATTAATCAAAGGTGATTTGGCTGAGTTATTGGAGGCGATAGAGGCGTTTGGTTTCTATTTAGCTACCATTGATATGCGCCAAGATTCTTCTATCCATGAAGCTTGTGTTGCTGAATTACTTGCATCTGCACGTATCGTTGAAGATTATTCTAGTCTATCTGAAGAGGCAAAATGTCACGTCCTATTAAAACAATTAGAAACAGATCCACGTATTCTCTCGGCAACCTATGTTCCAAAATCCGAGCAATTAGAGAAAGAATTGGCTATTTTCTCTACAGCTAGGGAGTTAAAGGATAAGCTGGGTGAAGAAGTTATCAAACAACATATTATTTCACACTCAGAAAGCGTGTCTGATTTATTGGAATTAGCTGTCCTATTGAAAGAAGTTGGATTGGTTGATTCAGATAAGGCGCGTGTTCAGATTGTTCCACTTTTTGAAACAATTGAAGACTTAGACAATGCGTCAGATACCATGCGCCAGTACTTGCAATTGGACTTGGCAAAACGCTGGATTGCAGGCAATAAACACTATCAAGAAATTATGTTGGGTTATTCTGATTCAAATAAGGATGGTGGTTACCTTTCTTCTGGTTGGACCTTATACAAGGCTCAAAATGAACTGACGAAAATTGGTCAAGAAAATGGAATCAAGATTACGTTCTTCCATGGACGTGGTGGTACAGTTGGACGTGGTGGTGGTCCATCATATGATGCGATTACTTCTCAACCATTCGGTTCCATTAAAGACCGGATTCGTTTGACTGAACAAGGGGAAGTCATTGGTAATAAATACGGAAATAAGGATGCAGCTTACTATAACCTTGAAATGTTGGTATCAGCAACCTTGGATCGTATGGTAACACAAATGATTACTGATCCAAATGAGATTGGTGACTATCGTGAAACTATGGATGAAATTGTTTCTGAAAGTTACACAATCTATCGTGACCTTGTTTTCAATAATCCGCATTTTTATGATTATTTCTTTGCGGCCAGTCCGATTCGAGAAGTCTCTAGTTTAAATATTGGTTCTCGTCCAGCGGCGCGTAAGACAATTACTGAAATAGGTGGTCTCCGTGCGATTCCTTGGGTATTCTCATGGTCACAAAACCGTGTAATGTTGCCAGGATGGTATGGTGTTGGTTCTAGTTTCAAACGCTTTGTGGATAAAGACCCAAATAATTTGGCAAAATTACAAAAAATGTATGAAACATGGCCTTTCTTCCGTTCGCTCTTATCGAATGTTGATATGGTACTGTCAAAATCTAATATGAATATTGCTTTTGAATATGCCAAAATGTGTGAAAGCGATGAAGTGCGAAGTATTTTCCACACCATTTTAGATGAATGGCAATTGACCAAGAATATGATTCTATCGATTGAACAAAATGAGGAACTACTGGCAGAGTTGCCTTTCCTTAAAGCCAGTCTTGACTATCGTATGCCATACTTCAATGTGTTGAATTATATTCAGATTGAATTGATTCACCGTCTCCGTCGTGGAGAGCTTAGTAAGGAGCAAGAGAGTCTCATCCATATTACGATTAACGGTGTTGCAACTGGACTTCGTAATTCAGGTTAATGTTAACTGATTGAAAAACAACTTCTTCGGAGGTTGTTTTTTACTGCTCTAAAAATGTATAATAAAATATGGAAATGTGTAACCATTTCGGATGATATTCGTTATATAAGTGAAAGGAGGAGATCATCAAGCTAGATGAATATGAAAAAGAAGTTGTTGGCATTGCAGAGGAGATTTCCTTTTATCTGCAAAAATCAGGGGCAACACGTGCGGACAGCCAGGATATTGCCCAAGATGTGCTTGTAAAAATTCTAGAATCAGATATTGTCCTTCCTTTTGAAAAGATGCGAGCTTGGCTGTATCGTTCAGCAGTCCGTGCATATATTGACAAGTACAGACGTGACAAACGCTATCATGAAATTCTTCAGAGAGATTTTTTCAGACAAGAGATGCTTGTTCTATATGATCAAGAAAACTATGAGGAGCTCTATCAAGCAGTGAATGAGTTGCCTAGTCAAGACAAGGTTGTGATTGACCTTTACTATTTTCAAAATATGAGTGTCAAGGAGATAGGGCATATTTTAGGTTACAGTCAGAGTTGGGTAAAAATTCATCTGTTTAGAGGTAGAAAACAAGTGGCGAAATTATTAAGAGAGAGAGGGTATAAAGATGAAATCATTTGAAATAGCAACGAAGAAAAATAAACGAAAACAACTGTGGAAAACAGTTCTCCTCGCTAGTTGCTTGGTATTTACTTTATTGGTA
Protein-coding regions in this window:
- a CDS encoding histidine phosphatase family protein is translated as MKIYFVRHGKTEWNLEGRFQGYSGDSKLLEESFLDLESLGKYLATVPFDKIYSSDLQRAHITAERIADLNHYCKSVETKAGFREWNFGQLEGTKIGLFRDIYPKQYHAFKQNVAIFRADMFEGETVSQATSRFITTLKESIHETDQTILVVSHGAILTASIRTLLGYPPALLRHRGGLDNASVTILETDDFENFTELTWNDTSYQEKQ
- a CDS encoding glycoside hydrolase family 25 protein, which encodes MRKKLNPIVVIVFFLSFFTIIYISGVYGNRATAGKETTITQSNTNPTSIETNPSSSYYITNALEMKPIIDVSAWQRPSEIDYDTLSQNISGAIVRIQSGSHTKNENTATDENGLDKAFDTHIKEFQARNIPVAVYAYVTGNSIDSMKAEARSFYEAANKYKPTFYWLDVEEHTMDDMNGGVEAFRQELESLGAKNIGIYVGTYFMEDHSINVDKFDAVWIPTYGDDSGYYNAAPNTDLDYDLHQYTSRGYVNGFENYLDLNIITTLKDPNEVYRKLFTTPE
- a CDS encoding DUF368 domain-containing protein; this encodes MTSWISRIIKGMIIALGFILPGVSGGVLAAILGIYERLIGFLANIRKDFKENFLYFVPVGIGGILGIALFSFPVEYLLQHFQVPVLWAFAGAIVGTIPSLLKESTQKSKRDHIDLAWLIGTFIISGFLLYNLSDLVGTLPATFASFVLAGALIALGVLVPGLSPSNLLLILGIYTPMLNGFKSLDLFGTFLPIAIGGVLAMVAFSKAMDHALKVYHSRVYHFIIGIVSSSTLLILIPQASNKESISYAGANFITWIAALVLFVLGVWLGLWMSKLEEKYK
- the lysS gene encoding lysine--tRNA ligase, producing MSTEHFEELNDQQIVRREKMTALAEQGIDPFGKRFDRSTNSAELKAQYEDKEKEELEELAQTATIAGRIMTKRGKGKAGFAHIQDREGQIQIYVRKDDVGEENYEIFKKADLGDFVGVEGDVMKTNVGELTIHARKLTHLSKALRPLPEKFHGLTDVETRYRKRYLDLITNRESFERFVTRSKIISEIRRYLDGLGFLEVETPVLHNEAGGAAARPFITHHNAQNIDMVLRIATELHLKRLIVGGMERVYEIGRIFRNEGMDATHNPEFTSIEVYQAYADYQDIMDLTEGIIQHTAKAVVGDGPVTYQGTEIAIHEPFKRIHMVDAIKEQTGVDFWQEISLEEAIALANEHKVPVEKHHTEVGQIINSFFEEFVEETLIQPTFVYGHPVAVSPLAKKNDEDPRFTDRFELFIMTKEYGNAFTELNDPIDQLERFEAQAKAKELGDDEATGVDYDYIEALEYGMPPTGGLGIGIDRLCMLLTDTTTIRDVLLFPTMK
- a CDS encoding DUF4430 domain-containing protein is translated as MKKISILLSLFLTFLLGACANTSSQTSGSTIDITLQISNKDQVDRQEVTANQGDSVMDVFKAHHDIEEDNGLITKIDGISQDTSTNTYWMYKVNGKLAEKGANDLKVSDGDEIEFYLESFE
- the ppc gene encoding phosphoenolpyruvate carboxylase, with product MSIQKLENYNNKEAIREEVTILTTILQDVAREMMSEDTFAAICQLEELSVKDDYSKLIQIIGQLTNDELTDISRYFAVLPLLINISEDVDLAFEINHQNNLGQDYLGKISTTIDMVSQHEDAAEILEKLNVVPVLTAHPTQVQRQSMLDLTKHIHELLRRYRDVKMGLLNRTKWEDELRCYVEIIMQTEMTREKKLKVTNEITNVMEYYNSSFIKAVTKLQREYKRLAAEKGIQLINPRPITMGMWIGGDRDGNPFVTAETLRLSALTQCEVIMNYYDQQLEKLYRNFSLSTTITKVSPAVQYLADLSEDASVYRENEPYRRAFHYIQMKLANTKDYLVYNKASDVRYANVGEFKADVLAIKQSLIDNKSAALIKGDLAELLEAIEAFGFYLATIDMRQDSSIHEACVAELLASARIVEDYSSLSEEAKCHVLLKQLETDPRILSATYVPKSEQLEKELAIFSTARELKDKLGEEVIKQHIISHSESVSDLLELAVLLKEVGLVDSDKARVQIVPLFETIEDLDNASDTMRQYLQLDLAKRWIAGNKHYQEIMLGYSDSNKDGGYLSSGWTLYKAQNELTKIGQENGIKITFFHGRGGTVGRGGGPSYDAITSQPFGSIKDRIRLTEQGEVIGNKYGNKDAAYYNLEMLVSATLDRMVTQMITDPNEIGDYRETMDEIVSESYTIYRDLVFNNPHFYDYFFAASPIREVSSLNIGSRPAARKTITEIGGLRAIPWVFSWSQNRVMLPGWYGVGSSFKRFVDKDPNNLAKLQKMYETWPFFRSLLSNVDMVLSKSNMNIAFEYAKMCESDEVRSIFHTILDEWQLTKNMILSIEQNEELLAELPFLKASLDYRMPYFNVLNYIQIELIHRLRRGELSKEQESLIHITINGVATGLRNSG
- a CDS encoding aminoacyl-tRNA deacylase produces the protein MAKKVKIKKTLVDQILDKAKIDHDSLVLNALEGQLPQGIEENDIYKTLALTGDKTGPVIGIVPITEHLSEKKLAKISGNKKVSMIPQKDLEKTTGYIHGANNPVGIRQKHNFPIYIDQSALEKGKMIVSAGEIGRSIRIDSQVLADFVKANFADIIEGKNE
- the ftsW gene encoding cell division peptidoglycan polymerase FtsW, translated to MKIDKRHLLNYSILIPYFILSIIGLVMVYSTTSATQIINGGNPFRIVINQAAFWVVSLIAIYTIYRMKLSFLRKKAVIYSVIILEVFLLAISRLFTPVNGAHGWIPLPFIGTLQPAEYLKLIIIWYLAHEFAKKQADIRTYDYQSLIKGSWIPREFTDWRVISLLLLGLVATLPDLGNATIITLIIVVMISVSGIAYRWFSTALIGIVAASGVVLGTIRILGVETVEKIPLFGYIARRFVAYFDPFGNATNSGLQLTHSYYAMSNGGWLGLGLGNSIEKKGYLPEAHTDFAFSIVIEELGFVGASLILAILFFLIVRIIVVGVRARSPFNSMMALGMAGMLLIQTFINIGGISGLIPATGVTFPFLSQGGSSLLIISIGIGFVLNIDATEKRRLIEEEVERTLV
- a CDS encoding RNA polymerase sigma factor, with amino-acid sequence MKLDEYEKEVVGIAEEISFYLQKSGATRADSQDIAQDVLVKILESDIVLPFEKMRAWLYRSAVRAYIDKYRRDKRYHEILQRDFFRQEMLVLYDQENYEELYQAVNELPSQDKVVIDLYYFQNMSVKEIGHILGYSQSWVKIHLFRGRKQVAKLLRERGYKDEII
- the thiT gene encoding energy-coupled thiamine transporter ThiT, whose protein sequence is MSQSKLHVLTEIAIFSAIALVFDKLPLFTMPQGGSVSLVMLPILLLSLRHGWLVGILSGLIVGTIQLFYGGYFLNVFQVFLDYVLSYAGIGFAGLFAPTLHRNTTLTKASITIMSASFLGASLRFFANFLAGIIFYADYAPADTPVWIYSFTYNISYILPSTAIACILLILLYKARPNFFRN